The DNA region tttggaTACTGTACTTTAATAGccttataactttttaataaaacatcgGATTCTACGGCTTTAAAAAACTGCATGCTGAAATATGCACAACAATaagagaaacaaaacaaaaaaattaaattgaccCTGAAAGTTAAGTGGAAAAACGACAGCAGTTTTTGCACATCTGACTCAGATGAAAACCTTTgtactcaatttttaaaaacagtattgcATTTTGATGTCAATTTCtggaaaagagaagaaaaaatacaatcattaaacatttatttattttacactacATATCTTATAGAGaccaagaatttaaaaataaatgtcgtGAATTATAAAAANNNNNNNNNNNNNNNNNNNNNNNNNNNNNNNNNNNNNNNNNNNNNNNNNNNNNNNNNNNNNNNNNNNNNNNNNNNNNNNNNNNNNNNNNNNNNNNNNNNNNNNNNNNNNNNNNNNNNNNNNNNNNNNNNNNNNNNNNNNNNNNNNNNNNNNNNNNNNNNNNNNNNNNNNNNNNNNNNNNNNNNNNNNNNNNNNNNNNNNNNNNNNNNNNNNNNNNNNNNNNNNNNNNNNNNNNNNNNNNNNNNNNNNNNNNNNNNNNNNNNNNNNNNNNNNNNNNNNNNNNNNNNNNNNNNNNNNNNNNNNNNNNNNNNNNNNNNNNNNNNNNNNNNNNNNNNNNNNNNNNNNNNNNNNNNNNNNNNNNNNNNNNNNNNNNNNNNNNNNNNNNNNNNNNNNNNTTTGGGATTCTTGATAAGAAAGCATCCATCGCAAAcagttttctcaaaattgaagataacgtttatgtttttatgaataagatttttatgatCTGCTATCAAAAATTCGGAAATTTTATTGGAAGGCATATTGAAGCTACTATATTAGCAAAAAGGCAGTCAGTGGAATTTTTATATGGCCGAAGAAAAGGTTCATCTCATAAATGAGAAACTACACAAAAAAATGGCGAAGGAGACGCCATCCTCACCTCCTAACGAGGACAggatatcaaaaaataaaacacgcaACAGCGCGACGTGGAGTATGATACTCTCGAATTTCGAATGCAATCGTCATCTTTCGCGCGCTCTTTTTATAAGAGACAAAAACTTAATGGTTGAAGTTGTAGTACATGTTGTGcaagttaaagttaaattatctaaaaattacgaGTTGAGACGAAAAATTGATTATACGTTAAAAGTTACGGTTGAGAAACACAACATACACGCGGAGATGAAAGATGCCGACAACCAGTGCGAATTCTCAGAAACGAAAAAGGGTGGAATGTTCTCGAAAGAAAGGGGCTCTTCAAGGAGCTGGAGCTCAAACCTCGCAGACTTCGAACGAGCTAGGAAGAGAAAAATGACGTCATTTTGACGTCACGTTTCTACTCCTAGGGAAAACCTGAAACCTCGCGCTTTCGAACGGATTTTGCTAACGGGCTGCGATCTTCATTTTTCCTCCCATCTATCGGAAAGCTTTCACCTAACAATTTGCTGGTGAAAGCGATTCGAACGTTCGAATAGGATGCGTTTAACGCTgggattaaattagatttccgatttcaaagataatttttacccagatatcttatgattttttataatcatttacatagttattttataaatacatttcagacatcatttttttgttcacaaatttattgtttcatataataaattgattgataaattagtttcttgcacaacttataataaaatctataataatcttgaacaaatttgaataaaacgtaaataaaaaattttgtttcaaatttttgtaaattcttgACCATAATATGTTTAGTATATTTATTGccgtatttttattaacttttatttacctaccttgcaatattttcaaaatgcttaGAGTAAGAAGTGcttcataatttaaagaaaaacgcttttttctttaaattttttcttacgaaaaaattgttaagtaatACCTGAGGTtagtacataataaataaataaatttactattataaCTATATggaatacaatataaataagaattactataaatttatacttatttttcatcCACTATGCAATTTTCTGTAAGAGATTTGGAAGAACGGAAGCTTTTGCACCTTGCGAATCTTGTATACCCGAAAATGCTTTTGTTTGACATTTGACctttttagaatacttttaataaaattgtaaattaaaatttttagggaGAAAAAAGGACTTAAGTATAATTATTCTTCCTGTTTTGATATTCTCTATTAAATATCAGCAAAGATATTCCCTtatattcttttgttattatttaactagcgttatttgcttttattcaaataatacttAAGATTATCCTAATGTATGCGATTTATTCtacttcaaaaagtttttaacgaATGTACGCGACGTGTAAAAAAGGGGAATTTCGTTCGAATTACTTTTGCATAATTCGTTTGCATACGGAATAATAAatcataagaaagaaaaaaataacctgcgtcaacaataaaaataattaagagaattttgttattaaaaatttaactgattaaAGATATTTGCATCGTGTTAAACTACTAACACgagtttataacaaaataaaatcacgaATAATCTTTATAGCTAGATCTACAATAATGAAATTGTATAACTAAAAGTTCTAACAACCAGAATTTCTAATGACTTGGcatccttgtcttctgagttagGATCAATATAAGAGTGTGATAAAAAGACCGGaatatgaagaaagaaaattttctcagtaaaatcgtttttgaattattataaagttgctgaaaaaattaaatgcataattaagaCTTACAAATTAACTTTACAGACTTACAGATTAACttctttctcatttattttcttaatttttcttcccCCTTAATTTCTTGGTTCTAAATGTTCCAAGAAAACAAGATATTTTCAGTCTTATaactgtaatataaaaatactcgaaaatttgttttttaaaaaattatgtaatattttaagaataaaatttgttaaaattacgattaaaaaatttctaaaatcacgttgttttaaaaaattttgttagaaattgcattaaaataatgaaaagaagaaattcagaaaattaaacgatttttctctattaaactcatttgttatttagttgtaggaaaaaatattaagattaaaaagataACTATCAgcaaaactagaatttttttcacttagtttatgaataaaaaaccaCAAATTATCATTCTTAATTACTATTATCATACCGTGCATTCTCcaaagttaataaattagttacaaGCGTTAGAGATTTTGCAATTCACGTAGAATCTCTCACGCTCAAGTACGTAAGTTCTGCACAACGAAGTTATAACAGAACAATCTCGTTCCTTTATACAGCCTGCGGAATCTACGTGCTGTTGCCTTATTAAACAGTAGTTTTACACAGAGCATATATATGCTCTTAactatatatattcatatatatagataaaatactATAGAACATACTATCTATACTTGACATTAACAAGGTACATACACTTTTTGGAATCTTATTCGTGAGCGTAAGTATTTATAGTTCAGATCATACGTACGTGAACGTGCGGTTTCGCATGTGAACCTGCTAAAtctctctatttttattttataaccgtcgttaaacagccgacccagttttatgagttcacgactactaatgttcaactctgtagccttgtaattttgaacccaatccagaagacaaaggaaatcctggatcgagtattggaagaagtttgccttcgtggagaactttttgatggagctaacccacatttgcgttacatgtagaggaagaccacgagaacctcctatagttagcctgacggcaagggagcaataacccatgatccgtctacaactgaggatatttcacgtcagaactgtggtcggtgctgGCTGGTTGCGGAATTCGTTTCAAACAgtcatcgccgggatcgaacacCTACCGAACATGGTATAGGCAGGTGGACAGGCGAAAGTTAGGAccttttattgctaattttacttttttacttttttcaaaaattaatttaatttaatttaatttaatttggtcattttaactgtatctttatctttatttatactTCTTATATTTCAACCTGTCTTTATTAGTATTTTCTCAGTGTACATTTgacatgtgttttttttttttttNGTTgaattttccttatattttcatatttgaatttttgattgcattttCTTACTTAGTTTATCCATTATGGGGCACAGTCAGTCTTAGATTTAAACACTAACTATAGGAAAGCTCCAATGTGTTAGCGTTACATGTAGAGCTAGACCACAAGagcttcccacggttagcctgtctgcaaagggactctaactcatgatccatctaccactgaggatatttcacgtcagcactgtgatcggtgcaagccggacgcagaattcgcatcgactgggattcgaacccggctcgcCGCATTGAAAGGTGAACGTTCTATCCTCTGAACCATCGCGGGTCAAGTCTctttattataacataattcttaaatttttctgattgtGCACATTAAAAAAGGAGATGGTTTAGagatgaatttaataaaatacaaataaagcctaaaattaattgtttgtgAAATTcagatctaaatattttttatttatttatgtttttactttttattctttctattttatgCTCTtgaatgaaatagttaaaaGGACAGTGATTAGTTGATATCAGAtgaagtgttttatttattaaaatagttaaaatttttataacttaccGTATTACTTTTAGAACTAGAATCAAACTTTTCGGAAAGCTTAAGTAACACTTCAGAAGCAATTGCAGAATTCGTTTTTAACCATTGCGGCCAGTTAGGTGAGGACAAAACTTGTCTGGAGTTTTCTACAATATACTCCACAGCAGAAACTTTTAATCGTTCTTGGTTCACCATATCTGCTACCAGTAGCACGTTCAGTACATTATCAACGCTCAAAACTGACTTCAGGAATGTTGAACAGTTATCAGTCAGGGGCAACACCTGGTACTTATCGGCGACTACCAATAGACTCAAGGCCTTTTCAGCGTCCATGCCATCCACTGTTTCAGTGTAGAGATATTCCAGAAAGACTTTCAAAATCTTGGCATCAGCATCATGTATATCAATGATGCCAGTTTTGCTTTCTAACATGTCTTGCTCAAACATAGCCCTGAATACTGGCGATCGAGTAGCCAGTAAGCATTTGTGAGCAAATAAAACCTCATCATCAGCACGTAGTTTCACGTCGGCGTAGGTTCTTTCATTCAACATATTTCTGAGTTGCTGCTGTAAGTACAATGAATTTCCAGTCTCATTCTTAAATTGAGTCATTGAAGCGTTCTTTACATTTGATGAATCATTTTTAAGAGTCTCGACAATTGAAGAATGATCGTGATAAACAAAGTGGAATTTCATGTTGATTTGTTTCAAAGTGAAACAATTAGCCTTTTCCAGATCCTGTTTGTTAACAAAATGGGGAAATTTCCATAATCTTCTAgtgtaactaaatttaaatccatCCCTATCTTCCTTCACCAATACagatttttcatcatttaaactTATGATACAAAACAcattatgatatttattatcttCAATATTAGAAACTAGCtcaatttgaaacttatttttatcatatttgaatACAATATCAATCGGTAAACTTTCCACCCTTACTCTATCAACTACTGTCCGCTTCATAAAGTCTGAATTTGAGGATAAGGTAAAAGAGTAAAGAGCACACACAATGTCTGTTTCAGCTTCCCAACTAACAACAGAGCACGGAGTTGATTGCATTGACGGATAAATGAAAGGCATTTCCATACGACATCGAAGGTAGACATCTTCAGGTGGGAAATTgtcagtcaatttttttaattcgtataGACGTGAATGCGAACCACTTTCAAACATATGACTTAATATATCagaggtttttaaaataacatcatcAAAAGTTGCTAACTCATACCTGTAATTGACTGAAATGCATTCAGGTAGTTTACTGCCATCTTTTCGATTtatacaacaaaatatattctGAGAACTCTTAAATAACGCTAGATGCCACTTAATGTCTTCTAAAAATTGAACTTCAAACACGGGGCTAGTGATTAAAGTAAACTCCGTTGAATGAATCcgatgaaaatgtttaattttccaaacaaaaataaactcttgCTTTTCTTTTGCCGCCATGTTTCGAATTATTCCAGAGTTATAAGGCAACAAAATGTGAACTTAAATCTTTTACGAAGGAGTAGttaactgattattttttttcctcattttaaactaaagtgTTTTCAATCAAACGATAATATACGTGTAAGCATGGAAACGAAATGAGATAAGATAAAGAAGTGTAAATTATCAAGGAACAGttcgttttaaaagtttgtggtgaaattaaatgaaaacaaaatcaaaggatatttaaaattgaattcgtGCTTTCATTTGATAGTGTATTTCTCtgttggataaatgaatttattatcgTATTTGATATAAATAGCAATAACGATGGAAAGTTAAAtaggttttgaataaaaaaaaattatggtgacAGTTATGAAATACATCTGCTATTCGTTTTGAATGTAGTAACGAGTAACTCAGAACATCATTCAAGCTTACCATGTCGCAGCAAGTTCcctaatttcttattttttatataaaatgaatttgttttgaacaactttcattttcctttacgtattttgaataaatttatactaatggccctctcattattttttcagattaacATCGGTATTTCAGAGAAATGTTCGTCATTTATATAATAGCATTCCCAAGAAccttttttcatactttgcatAAATGACACTTGTCATTCCAGATTTACAATGTCTGAGGGAAAATGGATAATAATTCACTTTATTCATACTTCCCCTAAAAACGTcctgaattatataaaatgccTAGTCATTTTATAGATTGCCGGGTTGTCATACTCTGCTGATaacatggatatttttttaattcttttcccaaaaataaaattatttttcattttaataactaaactaCTGAGGgaaaaaagaatacaattaCAACAATAATGTAcatgtttaaacaaaatgtaattatatcacTATGGAAATGGCTATGAAAAAGTATATACTATTTAAATCTAGACATAAACTATATTACAAGTCTTCAAACTAGAATTAGACACACGACCATCAGCAGAAACTCGGTAAAAGTTTAAGTTCTATTTTTAAGATCATTATTTTGGTAAGGATTTGTAATAACGTTTTCTTCCTCCCACTTAGATTTGTGACCTTTAGGTTGTTACTACAACTATTCAAGATGCGAAAAGGCatgttgttataaattatttatgttgtaACATTGTACAATTTGACCTTTTCGCATATAAACTAACAGCCtttgtacaatattttatgaaattttttttctagaaaactgGAAAGTTTAGcagttgaaaaatgattttcagaGGTAAAAGTATCAAAACTTGGTACACTTCAAAAACTAGCATATTTCTCAAAGCCCAAAGCACCGATTTTATTGCACAATACGTAGATGGAAGATATTAAACAATGAATCATAAAACAATATGGAATTTCGACtgagttttatataaaaatactgtGAAATATTTCAGGAACGACCACCCTCTGTTCCATAGCAAAATGGTCGTGATTGGAGGTTGGTCGTTCTTTGAAGTAGCCTCCATTTACTTACAAAATGTTATCTAAGGCACATGATTTTTCACAAACGATGTTtacattaatgtaattttcttgGTGCGGAAATGTCATTAGCGCTGACGTTTTAAGAATCggattgatgaataaaattagaaatgatcCCTACTGACATAATTATGTGTACAAACAACTTTACCAATTTTGAAtgattgaactttttttaaataaataaacaattatgtttttaaatttacatttaattcaatatcataaaaattagtcagCTTTAAGAGACCagaagaggtttgtttgtttgagatgcttagtcttttcttaaatgatttttcttaaaattacttttaattctaaaaataatctatttaaatagTCCATTACATGatcaattctaaaaataatataaaataatccaataaaaataattgatgaatcaaaaaataaatcaataaattagtcTCTAAGTGCAAtctgactgcaacatgaggttgtagATCTGTTTCAGAGATTGTCAAAAAaagctctctaaataagagccacgcacaaatatttagaatgcattttaatctacttatttgctCTGTTAATGCTTTTGTTTCTGTAACTTTTCGAGTttcgttatttaattattccttaTTTCCTTTTCCTTATTTGGTGCAGAGGTTTTGATGGTttctcctaaaggttttcttccACAAAAATTCTATGCAAGAAAATTCCGTGTCGCTCAAAAGTGGTCGTAATGGAGGGGGAGGGGGTTCGCTGCATAGAAGTGGTCTTTCCTGGAGGTTTCGCTGTATACGATTTTCGGTAGATTTTACACCATATAtagcaggggtggcgaacctttaagtatcaacgtgccattttttctagaaaaatgtttaatgaggtcatagacgtgccatcaaacaattttgacttacgtgattattgggaaaataataatactaaatactatcaattcaaaactctttatttacttattatttattaagaaattcttattatttattaattcaaaacttattatttattacgaaaaaaaatttgcaatgtctcagttttatgcataattaaactttaaagtaGCATTAGAGTAACTACTGTttttgcagattagatgacaaataacttatattagggttgtaagatgt from Parasteatoda tepidariorum isolate YZ-2023 chromosome 2, CAS_Ptep_4.0, whole genome shotgun sequence includes:
- the LOC139424965 gene encoding uncharacterized protein (The sequence of the model RefSeq protein was modified relative to this genomic sequence to represent the inferred CDS: added 4 bases not found in genome assembly) translates to MAAKEKQEFIFVWKIKHFHRIHSTEFTLITSPVFEVQFLEDIKWHLALFKSSQNIFCCINRKDGSKLPECISVNYRYELATFDDVILKTSDILSHMFESGSHSRLYELKKLTDNFPPEDVYLRCRMEMPFIYPSMQSTPCSVVSWEAETDIVCALYSFTLSSNSDFMKRTVVDRVRVESLPIDIVFKYDKNKFQIELVSNIEDNKYHNVFCIISLNDEKSVLVKEDRDGFKFSYTRRLWKFPHFVNKQDLEKANCFTLKQINMKFHFVYHDHSSIVETLKNDSSNVKNASMTQFKNETGNSLYLQQQLRNMLNERTYADVKLRADDEVLFAHKCLLATRSPVFRAMFEQDMLESKTGIIDIHDADAKILKVFLEYLYTETVDGMDAEKALSLLVVADKYQVLPLTDNCSTFLKSVLSVDNVLNVLLVADMVNQERLKVSAVEYIVENSRQVLSSPNWPQWLKTNSAIASEVLLKLSEKFDSSSKSNTV